The proteins below are encoded in one region of Gambusia affinis linkage group LG07, SWU_Gaff_1.0, whole genome shotgun sequence:
- the lg07h1orf50 gene encoding uncharacterized protein C1orf50 homolog translates to MFLLLMTEAKPLVLCEAIRGSSRESPAFGWRKGGKLTKARFKTREEKMDRAVSLPCQPEKVTTVNLVETSTAPSGMELVSSYQTNRVGDPMDLVALAEQVQKGDDFVKANACNKLTVIADQIRYLQEQAKKVLEEAKRDADLHHAACNIVKKPGNMYYLYQRPSGQKYFSIISPKEWGPSCPHPFLGAFKLQPDMSWTPVDEVEKRDAELAVMGKLLSRQTALPPYTGPNFRGLEE, encoded by the exons ATGTTTTTGCTGCTAATGACAGAAGCTAAACCTTTAGTTCTCTGCGAGGCGATCAGAGGCAGCAGCCGGGAATCACCGGCGTTTGGCTGGAGGAAGGGAGGCAAGTTGACAAAAGCTCGGTTCAAAACGAGAGAAGAGAAAATGGACAGGGCAGTCAGTCTCCCCTGTCAACCAGAAAAGGTCACCACAG TGAACCTGGTTGAGACCAGCACGGCCCCCAGTGGAATGGAACTGGTCAGCTCCTATCAGACCAACAGAGTGGGGGACCCCATGGACCTGGTAGCTCTTGCAGAGCAAGTGCAGAAG GGGGACGACTTTGTTAAAGCCAACGCTTGCAACAAGCTGACAGTAATCGCAGACCAGATCAGGTACCTGCAGGAGCAGGCCAAAAAG GTCTTAGAAGAAGCAAAGAGAGACGCTGACCTCCACCATGCTGCCTGCAATATTGTGAAAAAGCCAGGCAACATGTACTACTTGTACCAGCGGCCGTCCGGACAGAAATACTTCTCCATCATCTCGCCTAAG GAGTGGGGACCAAGCTGCCCTCATCCGTTTCTTGGTGCATTCAAGCTTCAGCCTGACATGTCCTGGACTCCCGTGGATGAGGTGGAAAAGAGGGACGCAGAGCTCGCCGTCATGGGCAAACTGCTCAGCCGCCAGACAGCCCTACCTCCATACACGGGACCCAACTTCAGAGGTCTAGAGGAATAA